One genomic segment of uncultured Desulfobacter sp. includes these proteins:
- a CDS encoding tetratricopeptide repeat protein: protein MNTKKSLFALLLSLCLLSSCVSQQAARPEDPTTLTEQYIMNGESYETLGQLQSALEQYELALTLDADNLSALDHKKKVEALLYEIARKHYEKGLALDEQGRYDLARKQYLSALQNWPDYTEARAKLNAGGVFLVSDNYILHTLLEGQSVSKLSQIYYGNLKYYPIIGKFNNLADVTRVRSGEKLKIPVLNGLTVKDLKKKHDTYMKDRQDMLEKETGSLQPEVIESAKPAEPRQGPDTPGLPDVVELSEIPASLEEPESVPAEERTPVPPVEIKTDYDQAMAFFQQKKYGQAIPFFKKAEAADLDNSQIGTNLFESYFQQGLTLFNKEQYLEAIQSFSSAIQYNDSCKQCLTYIKTCEDSYKEERYNLGIHYFGKEQLEQAINEWERVEDIDPGYKDVHSNLKKARILYERLESIKQSNTKSNRP from the coding sequence ATGAATACAAAAAAAAGTTTATTTGCATTGTTGTTGTCATTGTGTCTTTTGTCAAGCTGCGTATCCCAGCAGGCGGCAAGGCCTGAAGACCCCACTACCCTGACCGAACAATATATTATGAACGGTGAATCATATGAGACTCTGGGGCAGCTTCAAAGCGCGTTGGAGCAGTATGAGCTGGCATTGACACTGGACGCGGATAATCTGTCTGCTTTAGATCACAAAAAAAAGGTGGAAGCCCTTCTTTACGAAATCGCTCGGAAACACTATGAAAAAGGCTTGGCACTTGATGAGCAGGGCCGGTATGATTTGGCTAGAAAGCAATATTTAAGTGCGCTTCAAAACTGGCCGGATTATACTGAAGCCAGAGCGAAATTAAACGCAGGCGGTGTGTTCCTGGTTTCAGACAACTATATTCTACACACATTGCTTGAAGGGCAAAGTGTTTCCAAGTTGAGTCAAATTTATTACGGAAATCTGAAATATTATCCCATTATCGGAAAATTTAACAATTTGGCAGACGTTACCCGGGTTCGTTCCGGGGAAAAACTCAAAATCCCGGTTCTCAATGGGTTAACTGTTAAAGATCTCAAAAAAAAGCATGATACTTATATGAAAGACAGGCAGGACATGCTTGAAAAGGAAACAGGTTCGTTACAACCTGAAGTCATCGAGTCTGCGAAACCGGCGGAACCGCGCCAGGGACCTGATACGCCTGGACTGCCTGATGTGGTAGAACTATCTGAAATTCCCGCAAGCCTGGAAGAGCCGGAATCTGTGCCTGCCGAAGAACGTACACCGGTTCCGCCTGTTGAAATAAAGACCGATTATGATCAGGCCATGGCCTTTTTTCAACAGAAAAAATATGGTCAGGCCATCCCGTTTTTTAAAAAAGCAGAAGCTGCGGATCTGGACAATAGCCAGATTGGTACCAATCTGTTTGAAAGCTATTTCCAGCAGGGACTGACCCTGTTTAATAAAGAACAGTATCTTGAAGCCATACAGAGCTTTTCATCGGCGATACAGTATAATGATTCCTGTAAACAATGCCTTACCTATATTAAAACCTGTGAAGATTCCTACAAAGAAGAGCGCTACAACCTTGGTATCCATTATTTTGGCAAAGAGCAGCTCGAACAGGCCATAAACGAATGGGAACGGGTTGAAGACATTGATCCCGGCTATAAAGATGTCCACTCCAACCTGAAAAAAGCCCGGATCCTTTATGAAAGACTGGAAAGCATTAAACAGAGTAATACCAAATCAAACAGGCCTTGA
- a CDS encoding metal-dependent hydrolase, translated as MADFKTHLTVTSIGSSIASTMLFAASVASPQEVLLYFILGVVGGLLPDIDSDSSLTVRLLFTFIATLISFLVMFKQRADNTVMELFMIWAASFIFIKIFIFSLFTKLTVHRGMIHSIPAAVTFGCLAAIILNRVFHFNDFVSWMAGGFVFGGSILHLILDELYGFNLLKLKAKKSSGSAFKFGSIKNFKETIAIYMFIAVLFVAMPNHTQFFSVIFAPQTYEHLEFFPSGRWFSRLCAELEKTDIIK; from the coding sequence GTGGCAGATTTTAAAACACATCTTACCGTGACAAGCATCGGAAGCAGCATTGCGTCAACAATGCTGTTTGCAGCGTCGGTGGCATCTCCCCAGGAAGTGCTGCTTTACTTTATTCTCGGCGTGGTAGGCGGCCTGTTGCCGGACATTGACTCAGACAGTTCTTTAACGGTCCGATTGCTGTTTACATTTATTGCGACATTGATATCATTCTTAGTCATGTTCAAGCAACGAGCGGATAACACGGTGATGGAACTGTTCATGATCTGGGCGGCAAGTTTCATTTTTATAAAAATTTTTATTTTTTCTTTGTTTACGAAGCTGACGGTACACCGGGGCATGATTCATTCCATACCGGCGGCCGTGACCTTTGGATGCTTGGCTGCAATCATTCTGAACCGCGTGTTTCATTTCAATGATTTTGTATCCTGGATGGCTGGGGGATTTGTTTTTGGCGGTTCGATCTTACACCTTATACTTGATGAACTGTACGGTTTTAATCTTCTAAAATTGAAAGCGAAAAAATCTTCAGGCTCGGCGTTTAAATTCGGAAGCATTAAAAATTTTAAGGAAACCATTGCAATTTATATGTTCATTGCCGTCTTGTTTGTGGCCATGCCCAATCACACCCAGTTTTTTTCCGTAATTTTTGCCCCTCAAACCTATGAGCACCTCGAATTTTTCCCCAGTGGAAGATGGTTCAGCCGGCTGTGTGCCGAGTTAGAAAAAACAGATATCATAAAATAA
- a CDS encoding ATP-binding protein: MKELVILSGKGGTGKTSLTAAFASLAENMMLCDADVDAADLHLIMDPDIQETHDFAGGYEAEIIPDACTGCGLCMELCRFDAVKPVEGAEIFYIDGLACEGCGVCADLCPESAITFEEKICGQWFASKTRFGDMIHARLGIAEDNSGRLVALVRDEARKRVIANRIDLLLTDGPPGIGCPVIASIGHANAVLIVTEPTVSGIHDMERVAQLATHFKMPAMVCINKYDLNPDQAQAIEAIAEKRNMVFVGKLPFDPAFTKAMVQGKSIMETHADSPAATQIKQIWNRIMEHPAMNMDRLC; the protein is encoded by the coding sequence ATGAAAGAACTTGTGATTTTAAGCGGCAAAGGCGGAACCGGAAAAACCAGTTTAACAGCAGCATTTGCAAGCCTTGCCGAAAATATGATGCTTTGTGACGCGGACGTGGATGCAGCAGACCTGCACCTTATTATGGACCCGGACATTCAAGAAACCCATGATTTTGCAGGCGGCTATGAGGCAGAAATTATCCCTGACGCCTGCACCGGCTGCGGCCTGTGTATGGAACTTTGCAGGTTTGACGCAGTTAAACCGGTGGAAGGCGCAGAGATATTTTATATTGACGGCCTTGCCTGTGAAGGTTGCGGGGTGTGTGCAGATTTATGTCCTGAATCTGCCATTACCTTTGAGGAAAAAATCTGTGGACAATGGTTTGCTTCGAAAACCCGGTTCGGGGACATGATCCATGCCCGCTTAGGCATTGCAGAAGACAACTCAGGCCGATTGGTGGCCTTAGTCAGAGATGAGGCCAGAAAACGCGTAATTGCGAACCGCATTGACCTCTTGCTCACAGACGGCCCTCCGGGTATTGGATGTCCGGTTATTGCATCCATCGGGCATGCCAATGCAGTTCTCATCGTCACAGAACCCACGGTTTCAGGCATCCATGATATGGAACGTGTGGCCCAGTTAGCAACCCATTTTAAAATGCCGGCCATGGTCTGCATCAACAAGTACGATTTAAACCCGGATCAGGCCCAAGCCATTGAAGCCATTGCCGAAAAAAGAAATATGGTATTTGTGGGAAAACTCCCCTTTGACCCGGCATTCACAAAAGCCATGGTCCAGGGAAAATCCATCATGGAAACCCATGCTGACAGTCCTGCCGCAACACAAATTAAACAGATCTGGAACCGGATTATGGAACATCCGGCCATGAATATGGACAGATTGTGCTGA
- a CDS encoding class I SAM-dependent methyltransferase → METNEKYQAQALMLANRVKKRFKHLYKRFTKQNLQVFRLYDWDIPEIRAVVDWYAGHLVVGEYARKQSTPDWLPMMGKTVAQALDVPQSNLHLKIRKAGIKDGARYQRINTKNKKIPMWERDLQFLVNPSDYVDTGLFSDHRDTRMMVRQMARGKDFLNLYCYTGAFTCYAAKGGAASTLSVDRSETAITWVKENLDLNKLSAPCHTQVQMDTFAFLKKAVRLENRYDLAVVDPPSYSTTRMDNKHFDIAKDYSFLLNQVFKLMRPGSTVFFSTNHQNFSLAENKLDADNIKEITRETIPEDYVCKKKQIHRCWRISCQGHSGHRP, encoded by the coding sequence ATGGAGACCAATGAAAAATACCAGGCCCAAGCCCTAATGCTGGCCAACCGGGTAAAAAAAAGATTCAAGCACCTGTATAAGCGATTCACAAAACAAAACCTGCAGGTTTTCCGGCTGTACGACTGGGATATCCCGGAAATCAGAGCTGTGGTGGACTGGTATGCAGGACATCTTGTGGTGGGAGAATATGCCAGAAAACAGTCCACGCCGGACTGGCTGCCTATGATGGGCAAGACTGTGGCCCAGGCCCTTGATGTTCCGCAGTCAAACCTGCACCTTAAAATCCGAAAAGCAGGTATCAAGGATGGGGCCCGGTACCAAAGGATTAATACAAAAAACAAAAAAATCCCCATGTGGGAACGGGATCTTCAATTTCTGGTCAACCCCAGCGACTATGTGGACACCGGCCTGTTTTCCGACCACAGAGACACCCGGATGATGGTCAGACAAATGGCCCGGGGCAAGGATTTTTTAAATCTGTACTGCTACACAGGGGCATTCACCTGCTATGCGGCAAAGGGCGGGGCAGCCTCCACCCTGTCGGTGGATCGATCCGAAACCGCCATTACCTGGGTCAAAGAAAATCTGGACTTAAATAAGTTGTCGGCGCCATGCCACACCCAGGTCCAGATGGATACGTTTGCTTTCCTGAAAAAAGCTGTTCGACTTGAAAACAGATACGATCTGGCTGTGGTGGATCCACCCTCCTATTCCACAACGCGCATGGACAATAAACACTTTGATATTGCCAAAGACTATTCGTTTTTGCTCAATCAGGTGTTCAAACTCATGCGCCCGGGAAGCACGGTATTTTTTTCCACCAACCACCAGAATTTCTCCCTGGCTGAAAACAAGCTTGACGCCGATAATATTAAAGAGATTACACGGGAGACGATTCCTGAGGATTATGTCTGCAAAAAAAAACAAATCCACCGGTGCTGGCGAATCAGTTGTCAGGGGCATTCGGGTCATAGGCCTTAA
- a CDS encoding bifunctional sulfate adenylyltransferase/adenylylsulfate kinase produces the protein MPQDTSLVNLLVDQERHIALKQLLSSLPDITLNLRQICDFELLTTGVFSPLKGFMTQEAYESVLDRMRLPSGEIWPVPICLDVSRDLSDRFEAGQSAVLRDPEGFPLGIMAIEDIWQADREKEAMAVYGTTDMTHDEVARLQGGRDRYYVGGTIEALNLPIHSDFKQIRNTPLEVQQQFCKLGWKRVVGFQTRQPIHRPQFELTIQAMKKAKANLLMLPIAGIPRPGDFDHYTRMRCYQKVAAHYPPDTYLLNLLPLSTRLAGPRDAVLHMIIGKNFGCTHFVIGHNHATPGKDSCGNPFYDTPQVRELAQEAGKEIGIEPVFFEEMVYLPFEDEFKLASEVKEGQETLSFTNDHIRDRVRKGKHIPEWASFPEVIKELRRSYPSPVSQGFTVFLTGLSGAGKSTIANVLYSKFMEIGTRPVTLLDGDIVRRNLSSELNFSKEHRDINVRRIGFVASEITKNRGIAICAPIAPYERTRSKIRTSIEAHGGFFEIHVATPISVCEKRDRKGMYAKAKAGLLKGFTGVDDPYEEPSNPELSIDTSNLTPDEAVQQILLLISEKGFV, from the coding sequence ATGCCCCAAGACACATCTCTTGTCAATCTTTTGGTGGATCAGGAACGTCATATAGCACTTAAACAGTTATTGTCATCTTTACCGGATATCACATTGAATCTGCGTCAGATTTGTGATTTTGAATTATTGACCACAGGTGTGTTCAGTCCGCTGAAAGGATTTATGACCCAGGAGGCGTATGAAAGTGTTCTGGACCGCATGCGTCTGCCTTCCGGTGAAATTTGGCCCGTACCCATCTGTCTTGATGTTTCCCGGGATCTTTCAGACAGGTTTGAGGCCGGTCAGTCCGCTGTGCTTCGTGACCCTGAAGGATTTCCTTTAGGTATCATGGCCATTGAGGACATTTGGCAGGCGGATCGAGAAAAAGAGGCCATGGCTGTTTACGGCACGACAGATATGACCCATGATGAGGTGGCCCGGCTTCAGGGCGGACGCGATAGATACTACGTTGGCGGCACTATTGAAGCATTGAACCTGCCTATCCATTCTGATTTTAAACAGATCCGCAATACACCCTTAGAGGTTCAACAACAGTTTTGTAAGCTGGGATGGAAGCGGGTTGTGGGGTTTCAGACCCGGCAGCCCATTCACCGCCCCCAGTTTGAGCTAACCATCCAGGCCATGAAAAAGGCAAAGGCAAACCTGTTGATGCTGCCCATCGCAGGCATCCCCAGACCCGGCGATTTTGACCATTATACCCGGATGCGCTGTTATCAAAAGGTGGCCGCCCATTATCCCCCGGACACTTATCTGCTTAATTTGCTGCCATTATCCACCCGGCTGGCAGGCCCAAGGGATGCGGTGCTTCACATGATTATCGGGAAAAATTTCGGGTGCACCCACTTTGTCATCGGGCATAACCACGCAACCCCGGGAAAAGACAGCTGTGGCAATCCGTTTTACGATACTCCCCAGGTCAGGGAACTGGCCCAGGAGGCCGGCAAAGAGATCGGTATTGAGCCGGTATTTTTTGAAGAGATGGTCTATCTGCCCTTTGAGGATGAATTTAAGCTGGCCAGCGAGGTCAAAGAAGGCCAGGAAACCCTCTCTTTTACCAATGACCATATTCGTGACCGGGTTCGAAAGGGCAAGCATATACCCGAATGGGCCAGTTTCCCGGAAGTCATTAAAGAATTGCGCCGTTCCTATCCGTCCCCTGTCAGTCAGGGCTTTACCGTTTTTCTCACAGGGCTTTCCGGGGCTGGAAAATCCACCATTGCCAATGTGTTGTATTCAAAATTTATGGAAATTGGCACCCGGCCCGTAACACTTTTGGACGGCGACATTGTCCGGCGCAATCTGTCTTCAGAGCTTAATTTTTCCAAGGAACATCGTGATATCAATGTCCGGCGTATCGGGTTTGTGGCTTCTGAGATTACCAAGAACAGGGGTATTGCCATCTGCGCCCCTATTGCCCCTTACGAGCGTACCAGGTCAAAAATACGTACATCCATTGAAGCCCATGGTGGATTTTTTGAAATCCATGTGGCCACCCCCATCAGCGTGTGTGAAAAAAGGGACCGCAAAGGCATGTATGCCAAAGCCAAGGCAGGACTGCTCAAAGGCTTCACCGGGGTGGATGACCCATATGAGGAGCCTTCAAACCCGGAGCTGTCCATTGACACCTCCAACCTTACCCCGGATGAGGCGGTTCAGCAGATTTTACTGCTGATCAGTGAAAAGGGGTTTGTGTAA
- a CDS encoding polysaccharide deacetylase family protein has translation MGSIFFASCVLAPHPVQDSASLVYQSEKYVLYSREQGVALGDLARQYYGNERETWRIEDAYDPHSPGSAAFITIPMKEMNKGGLFANGYQTVPILCYHRFVPNDLSPLNTPPGIFRQHLTFLKDNGFRTISPDMLLDFLKFRRQIPKKAIIVTIDDGFKSGLKTAAPILLEFGFSAVFFVYTDYIGVSDDALTWTDLRLLKADGFYIGSHSTSHSDLSRRLEEETNDEYRKRLYKEIVVSKQTIDRKLNQNTIIFSFPYGRYNKDVMALSRKAGYEMAVTVDRGGNPFFSNPLALKRDMILNKDINTFKTRLHIFTELSLK, from the coding sequence ATGGGTTCAATTTTTTTTGCATCCTGTGTGTTAGCCCCCCATCCTGTCCAGGACTCGGCCTCTTTGGTGTATCAGTCGGAAAAATATGTATTGTATTCCAGAGAGCAGGGTGTTGCTTTAGGGGATCTGGCCAGGCAGTATTATGGCAATGAAAGGGAAACGTGGCGTATAGAGGATGCCTATGATCCGCATAGTCCGGGCAGCGCCGCTTTCATTACGATTCCGATGAAAGAAATGAATAAAGGCGGTTTGTTTGCCAACGGATACCAGACGGTTCCTATTCTGTGTTACCATAGATTTGTTCCCAATGACCTGTCGCCTTTAAATACACCTCCCGGCATTTTTAGGCAGCACCTGACTTTTCTTAAGGATAATGGGTTCAGGACAATTTCACCTGATATGCTCCTGGATTTTTTAAAATTCAGGCGGCAGATCCCTAAAAAGGCAATTATCGTAACAATTGACGACGGGTTCAAATCAGGTTTGAAAACAGCAGCCCCCATCCTTTTGGAATTTGGTTTTTCCGCAGTTTTTTTTGTTTACACGGACTATATTGGTGTGTCTGATGATGCGCTGACATGGACGGATCTTCGCCTGCTTAAAGCAGACGGATTTTATATTGGTTCCCATTCAACATCCCACAGCGATTTAAGCCGGAGATTGGAAGAAGAGACCAATGATGAGTATAGAAAAAGGCTTTACAAGGAGATTGTCGTTTCAAAACAGACTATAGACCGTAAACTGAACCAGAATACCATTATTTTTTCCTTTCCTTATGGTCGTTATAATAAAGATGTGATGGCGCTTTCAAGGAAGGCCGGTTATGAAATGGCAGTCACTGTGGACCGGGGCGGAAATCCGTTTTTTTCAAATCCCCTTGCATTGAAAAGGGATATGATATTAAACAAAGATATTAATACGTTTAAAACCAGATTACATATATTTACTGAACTGTCTTTAAAGTGA
- a CDS encoding FmdB family zinc ribbon protein, which yields MPLYDFHCPECNRIVELLMTRPNDQAVCPECGSTRLEKLMAAHSSLSGKSGNPMPGPNDTACCGSRPGEKSGCAGPGSCCGRTF from the coding sequence ATGCCTTTATATGACTTTCATTGTCCGGAATGCAACCGGATCGTTGAACTGCTAATGACCAGGCCGAATGACCAGGCAGTCTGTCCCGAGTGCGGCTCTACCCGCCTTGAAAAACTCATGGCAGCCCACTCAAGCCTTTCAGGCAAATCCGGAAATCCCATGCCCGGCCCCAATGATACAGCTTGCTGCGGTTCCAGGCCTGGGGAAAAAAGCGGGTGTGCCGGTCCCGGTTCCTGCTGCGGCAGGACCTTTTAA
- a CDS encoding RNA methyltransferase — translation MPVPVPAAAGPFKTIVQNSSAFEKRIKRRISGRPHVFFAVCPPGLSGICEKEVTRVSQKAGEIFSDKYKINDIKVLPGGIEFTTRLKTACLANILMGSATRVLMRLASFKADGFRRLEEQIKAIDWELYLPNQTLPDIRVTTHKSRLYHSTAIADRIRPILHDRLFLKDLPRHYDVTGSAAPPPQALMIRGENDKFELSLDMSGTPLYKRGIKEKIVKAPLRETLAFAILTQLALSENDIIADPMCGSGTFSIEGTMMQCALPPGTFRSFAFEAWPGFEEKSITHARKKLMAAARTDMDTRPLPPILARDIDRTAIDHLKQTCTRHRVFQRICPICDDFFNMTPPPITNNQGVVVLNPPYGIRLDKNNDITDLYKEIGHKLAGDFKGWRAGVVCPGKKEFHALKLGLSTMPLFHGGLDLYTAIGVIGK, via the coding sequence GTGCCGGTCCCGGTTCCTGCTGCGGCAGGACCTTTTAAGACGATTGTGCAAAATTCTTCAGCCTTTGAAAAACGGATAAAACGCCGTATTTCCGGAAGACCCCATGTTTTTTTTGCCGTTTGCCCGCCGGGCCTTAGCGGCATTTGTGAAAAAGAGGTGACGCGGGTATCCCAAAAGGCGGGAGAAATATTCTCAGATAAATACAAAATCAATGATATTAAAGTGCTTCCCGGGGGGATTGAATTCACAACCCGGCTGAAAACCGCCTGCCTGGCCAATATTCTGATGGGATCAGCCACCCGGGTCCTCATGCGTCTCGCATCATTCAAGGCAGATGGTTTCAGGCGGCTTGAAGAACAAATTAAAGCCATTGACTGGGAATTATACCTGCCAAATCAGACCCTGCCCGATATAAGGGTCACCACTCACAAATCGCGCCTGTATCATTCCACAGCCATTGCTGACCGGATCAGACCCATCCTTCATGACCGGCTGTTTTTAAAAGATCTCCCCCGGCATTACGACGTTACAGGATCTGCCGCCCCCCCTCCCCAGGCCCTGATGATCCGCGGAGAGAATGACAAATTTGAACTCTCCCTGGACATGTCCGGAACGCCTTTGTACAAACGTGGCATTAAAGAAAAAATTGTTAAAGCACCTTTGCGTGAAACCCTGGCCTTTGCCATTTTGACTCAACTGGCGCTATCTGAAAATGACATTATAGCCGACCCCATGTGCGGCTCCGGCACCTTCAGCATAGAGGGAACCATGATGCAGTGCGCATTGCCCCCCGGCACATTCAGATCCTTTGCTTTTGAAGCCTGGCCGGGATTTGAGGAAAAAAGCATCACCCATGCCCGTAAGAAACTTATGGCCGCAGCCAGAACAGACATGGACACCCGGCCTTTACCCCCCATTCTGGCCCGGGATATAGACCGGACAGCCATTGACCACTTGAAACAGACCTGTACCCGCCACAGGGTGTTTCAACGTATCTGCCCGATCTGCGATGATTTTTTCAACATGACGCCCCCACCCATTACAAACAACCAGGGCGTGGTGGTTCTGAATCCGCCCTATGGCATCCGCCTGGATAAAAATAATGACATCACAGACCTATATAAAGAAATTGGACACAAGTTGGCTGGTGATTTCAAAGGATGGCGGGCAGGCGTTGTCTGCCCGGGGAAAAAAGAGTTCCATGCATTGAAACTGGGACTGTCAACCATGCCCCTTTTCCATGGCGGACTTGATCTTTATACCGCCATCGGCGTGATCGGCAAGTAA
- the ald gene encoding alanine dehydrogenase has product MIVGIPKEIKSEENRVCMTPAGVEVMVKNGHNVLVEKSAGLGSGFTDNVYARAGAQIIDTPKQIYASADMVMHVKEPLPPEYDLLREGQIVFTYLHLAADESQTRALIKSKAVCVAYETIQKADGSLPLLTPMSEVAGRMAIQEGARFLEMPQGGHGILLGGVPGVEPATVVVIGGGVVGVNAAKMACGLGAKVYLLDMNLDRLRYLNDVMPANCFTLMSSPATIRTLIKKADVVVGAVLIPGAKAPKLVTRDMLATMKNGSVLVDVSIDQGGCFETSKPTTHGDPTFVVDGVIHYCVANIPGAVAKTSTLALTNATLPYALQIANLGWKRAMQTNEEIKLGANIIDGKVTYKAVAEAFGLDYTPVDELLNLIE; this is encoded by the coding sequence ATGATTGTAGGAATACCCAAGGAAATCAAGTCGGAGGAGAACCGGGTGTGCATGACCCCGGCGGGCGTGGAGGTGATGGTTAAAAACGGGCACAACGTGCTGGTTGAAAAAAGCGCCGGGTTGGGTAGCGGCTTTACCGACAACGTTTACGCCCGGGCCGGGGCCCAAATAATCGACACCCCCAAACAAATATACGCTTCGGCTGACATGGTCATGCACGTTAAGGAGCCATTGCCGCCGGAGTACGACCTGCTCCGGGAAGGGCAGATCGTTTTTACCTACCTGCACCTGGCAGCCGATGAATCCCAGACCCGGGCATTGATCAAAAGCAAGGCCGTATGCGTCGCCTATGAAACCATACAAAAGGCCGACGGCAGCCTGCCGCTGTTGACCCCCATGAGCGAGGTGGCCGGACGCATGGCCATCCAGGAAGGTGCAAGGTTTCTGGAAATGCCCCAGGGCGGCCATGGTATTCTTCTGGGCGGAGTGCCCGGGGTCGAACCTGCCACTGTAGTGGTAATTGGTGGCGGGGTGGTCGGGGTCAACGCGGCCAAGATGGCTTGCGGTCTGGGGGCCAAGGTCTACCTTCTGGATATGAATCTGGACCGGTTGCGTTACCTGAACGATGTGATGCCGGCCAACTGCTTCACCCTGATGTCCAGCCCGGCAACGATTCGCACGCTGATCAAAAAGGCGGATGTGGTGGTCGGAGCTGTGCTGATTCCCGGAGCCAAGGCACCCAAGCTGGTAACCCGCGACATGCTCGCGACCATGAAAAACGGCTCGGTGCTGGTGGACGTTTCCATTGACCAAGGGGGCTGCTTTGAGACTTCCAAGCCCACCACCCATGGCGATCCCACCTTTGTGGTCGACGGCGTAATACACTACTGCGTGGCCAATATACCTGGAGCAGTTGCCAAGACGTCTACGCTGGCGCTGACCAACGCCACATTGCCGTATGCGCTGCAGATCGCCAACCTGGGTTGGAAAAGGGCTATGCAAACCAACGAGGAAATCAAACTTGGCGCCAACATCATTGACGGCAAGGTGACCTACAAGGCCGTGGCCGAGGCCTTTGGGCTGGACTATACACCCGTCGACGAATTGCTGAATTTAATTGAATAG
- a CDS encoding NifB/NifX family molybdenum-iron cluster-binding protein, giving the protein MENGRIAIPSNGEGGLSGTRAGHFGHCDVFTFVDVKDGNIETVSTIPNQEHAQGGCMVPVNLLSEHRVNALIVGGIGMRPLMGFRQVGIDVYHDDQRPDIEPVVMDLIAGKLEQIKNDQVCGGGAR; this is encoded by the coding sequence ATGGAAAACGGTAGAATTGCAATCCCCTCCAACGGTGAAGGAGGACTTTCCGGTACCCGTGCAGGTCATTTCGGACATTGTGACGTATTCACCTTTGTGGATGTCAAGGACGGAAACATTGAAACGGTATCCACCATCCCCAACCAGGAACATGCCCAAGGCGGCTGCATGGTGCCTGTAAACCTTCTGTCCGAACACCGGGTGAACGCCCTGATCGTAGGCGGCATCGGCATGCGACCGCTCATGGGCTTCCGCCAGGTGGGCATTGATGTGTATCATGATGACCAGCGCCCGGATATTGAGCCTGTGGTCATGGACCTGATTGCCGGCAAGCTTGAGCAGATCAAGAATGATCAGGTTTGTGGCGGTGGCGCCCGATAA
- a CDS encoding NifB/NifX family molybdenum-iron cluster-binding protein produces MKIAITSTGKDLDAQVDPRFGRAAYIIVVDTDTLEFEAIDNSENKNAFKGAGITAASSVCDKGAKVLITGFCGPNAFKTLDSAGVKVANDASGTIRDTIEDYKAGKFTFADDANAEGHW; encoded by the coding sequence ATGAAAATAGCTATCACATCAACAGGCAAAGACCTTGATGCCCAGGTCGACCCCAGATTTGGCAGAGCAGCCTACATCATTGTGGTGGACACAGACACCCTGGAGTTTGAGGCCATTGACAACTCTGAAAATAAAAACGCCTTTAAAGGTGCCGGCATTACAGCGGCCTCGTCGGTTTGTGACAAAGGCGCAAAGGTATTGATCACAGGTTTCTGCGGTCCCAATGCATTCAAGACCCTTGACAGCGCAGGTGTAAAAGTAGCAAATGACGCCTCCGGCACCATCAGGGATACGATTGAAGACTATAAAGCTGGTAAATTCACATTTGCCGACGACGCAAATGCTGAAGGACACTGGTAA